Part of the Caretta caretta isolate rCarCar2 chromosome 7, rCarCar1.hap1, whole genome shotgun sequence genome is shown below.
tcacactgttaaacaataatagaataccaatttaaatttattataaatattttggatttttttctacattttcaaatatattaatttcagttattcagaatacaaaatgtacagtgctcactttattacaaatatcctgcactgtaaaaaaaagaaatagtatttttcaattcacctcatacaagtactgtagtacaatatctttatcatgaaagtgcaacttacaaatggagaattatttttatttacataactgcagtcaaaaacaaaacaatgtaaaactttagcgcaggggtgggcaaactccatcccgtcagggctttggatccggcccgcgggattgTCCCCCGTGGTGCCACAGGCCCCGCGTCGCtctcagaagcggctggcacTACATCCCTgcatggcccctgggggaggtgtggcagagggctccctgtgttgcccttgcctccaggcactgcctcccgcagctcccattggctgggaacagggaactgcggccaatgggagcttcggggtaGGTACCTAGAGGtgtggcaagggcagcacgcagagccctttCCCCCCCCTCTCCAGGTGTCGCGCAGGGAAATGGTTCCAGCTGCATCCTGGAGCAGCGCCGCATAGggcccaggcaggcaggcagcctgccctggccctggtgcgcaccactgccaccccagagccactttaggtaagcggcaccaggccggagcccaaacccctcctgcaccctgcccccccaactccctgcctgcacctcacatcactcctgcaccccaactccctgccctgagcccccttcctgcacctcgcagccctcctgcaccccaactccctgccctgagccccctgctgcaccctgcaccccaattcccttccctgagccccctcgtacactccacatccctcctctgccccaatcccttgccctggggcccctcatacaccccacacccctcctttaccccaatcccttgccctgggcctgatcctgcacaccacaccccctcccgcaccccaaccccctgccccagccctgcatacaatttccccacccagatgtggcccttggcccaaaaggtttgcccaaccctgctttagagcctgcaagcccactcagtcctagtgattggctgaacaagaagtaagacaaacaagtttattttcatttacaggagacaatgctgcctgctacttatttacaatgtcacttgaaaataagaacaggcattcgcatggcactgttgcagccagcgttgcaaggtatttatctgccagatatgttaaacattcttATCCCCCATCATGcttcaatttgcaaatatttgtaataaaaaataataatataaaagtgagcactgtattctgcgttgtaattgaaatatatttgaaaatgtagaaaatacttataataaatttaaattggtacaCATAATGAACttcagatttaaaagaaaagaaaacataaaaagctATAGGTTTTGACCCCCATCCTGGCTCCTGTGCATTGCTGCAGTAGCATACAAGGGTTGTACAGGAACCACAATTAGCTCTACACTGCCCCTTGCAAGTCCCAGTTACACCAGAGGCTGCTCCAACTATACTGATGGCAGTTTCAATCCACAGAGCAGCCCAGAATTTGGAGCCACCTTTGCACAACCTCATCTCACCTGCTGGAGGTACAGCACACAATCAAATCCACTTGCTTTAGCTGGATCTTAAGTATAGGGTTACCATATatccatattttcccagacatgtccggctttttagTTCTTAAATCGCcacccgggaggaatttttaaatatctaaaaacgtccaGGAAAACAgggatgtatggtaaccctagatGGGAGCTGCCGAGCTGCGGAGCGGGCCTTGCAGGCGCCGGCAACACACAGAGAgccctttccccccccaccccgatcctaagagccagagggacctccCAGGGGGCAAGGTGGGGGGTCCCAGCGGTACTTACCTGGggtggctcccgggaagcatccagcaggtccctctggctcctacggtTGGGTCGGGGGGTGGagggctctctgcccgctgccagTGCCTGCAAGCCCTGACCCGATCCTAGGAGCCGAAGGACCTGCGGCAGGAGGGGTGAGTAGGCGAGTGGGGGCGAGCGAGCCAGTGGCTGGTGGGTGGGCGAGGAGGCAAGTGGCGGGTGAAGAGAAGAGCAGTGAGGGAGCCAGCTGCGGGCtggagggagggtgaggaggcAGGCGGCAAGCCAGCGGCAGGCGGGGGCAGTGAAAaggccagcagcaggcagtgGGGGTTGAAGAGGTGAACGGCGACAGAGCCAGCGGTGGGCAGGGGTGAGGAGGCAAGCAGCGAGCCAGTGGCAGGCAGGGGTTCTCGGAGCAGGCATGGGGGTTTCTGGAaggggagtgaggaggtgagtggCAGGTGGGAAAAGGCGAGCGGTGggtgggggactgaggagggatGCAGCAAGCCAATGGCAGGCCGGGGGTGAGGAGGGTTGCGGTGACGAGGCCGAGCAGGGAGGGGCAtgacctggggcagagtgggggtggactGTGGGTGAGGCTGACATCACCCCAATGTGGAGTGTCCTCtgttttgaatgttcaaatatggtaaccctacaaaGTAAGACTCAAGAGAAGACTGCACCCCTTCCGGGTCCCCCAGGCTGGCTGATTATTTAAAAAAGGTGAATTTGAGGGCATTTCCTTGGGTGAGTGTGTGCTTCTCATTCATTACACTTCTCTGTTACTGCAAAGATTCTCAGTTATGACCGCAAGAATCAAAGAAATGAATCACTATCAATGCACAATGCATTAAATTTGCAGCTGCCACCTGTTAAGTACAGAAACAGCAGTTTAATCCTAGTAAACTGCAAATAAACACTTAGAATTTGCTTTTCTCTtcaaagctctttgcaaacaTCAATTAAAAGTCATGTTTACTTTTCACAAGTGCTAAGCTTTGTGCATAAATGTGTATTTAGAAGGCTCACCCCTCACTTGGGATGAACACTTAAAGGTATTACTTCGCAATATATCACAAGAGCATCCAAAGGCTCCAGTTAAGGTCAGGGCCCTATTGCGCAAGGTACTGCCCCAGCACATATGAAGAcccagtccctgctgcaaagagtGTACATAAAGGAAAACAGACCTGGATTTATAGAGCTTTTTCTCCTGCAGTGATGAAATTGGGCCACTCACAGGCTGGGTGGGATTCTCCATGCTCTCACTGGGACAGATTTCCATGGAATCCACTTGCAACTGCTCATAAGTCTCCACATTCACATCCATTGGCATGCTCACATCCAGCTTAGAGGGAGGCTTACTGTGCTTAGTGCTGCTGCAGAAACAAAACCCTCCTTTCAGGAGCTGCCAACTGTCTCCTAGTCAGCCAAGGATCAAGGGCCCAAGGTCATTTGATCAGGAGGTTACAAAACAAATTAAGTAAAATAGACTCAGGAGAGTCAGAGCGGGGCTAGCAGAAGGCAGCGAGTGTCCTTGGTCACTCTTGGTGGCCTGTAAAATGTTCAAGCAAGCAGAGCACTGCAGTTCTAGAGGGGAAGCTGTCTCACAGGAGGAACTCTCTTACAAGGGGGTCTTCAGAGTGGAGAGTCAGAACTACTGCATTACAGTACATGGGCTTCACCACAAGCTTCTTCCTTATACCCATAAAGCATAACTGGATACATCTGGCTGAGCAGGGCCAATGAGTTTCCTTCCTTCCATAGCTTAGGGCGTCATGCTCCAAAGAGATGAATGTTGGTGCCTGACCCATGGCTAAGAAAGACACTTTCTACAATCAGCAGTTCACTTCCTTTCCAAGTTCTaagccagggatcggcaacctttggcatgcagcccatcagggtaagccccctggtgggctgggccggtttgtttacctgctgcgtccacaggttcagccaatctcagctcccactggctgcggtttgccactccaggccaatgggggctgcgggaagcggtggccagcacatccctcggcccacgccagaATAGAGAGTGCTGCAGAAGAGGCGAGGGACCGGTGTCGTCTGGCTGTGGGCAGCACCCTAACCCACAGATAGCGTGAACTGGGACGGAATGGCTCTGGCCCTTACTTGTGCAGGGTCACTGGTACCCTCTGGTTGACTTGCCAGGCTCCTCCATCTGGGATAGGATTCCTGAGCATGTGTTGGGCTCTCCAGGCCCATGCACCCATTCTGGGGATGGATCCCTGCACTTGACACAGCTTGGCAGGCCTTTTCCTGCCACTGCTGTCACAATGGAGATTGTTTGCCCTTCAGCCCTGCACTCACTCAGAAAAGGAAACAGAGTGCACCCTTCGGAGCAGAGCAGGTGCTGCTGGGATTGCAGCTCGGCTCTCTGTACTTCAGGGAGAGTGCAAgggaagcagggggctgggcaaaATGGGGAGGACTCATTGGTTCACGGGTGAGGAGTGAGCAAATGTCTTTTTAGCACCCCTTTCACGCATGTGATGTGGGCAAGTCATCCCTGTTGGAAGGACCTGAAGTCCAGTATTCCTTGGCTCATGAATTCACATGCTAGGCTGTAACATTTTTGCACTCAGTAAACATGTTATACACAAGAGGCCAGAAATAAACTAGTGCAATTACAGGAAGGGAATGCAGGAGCTCTGGAATCTGACACTAGCTTGTGTAAATATGAAGTGCTACTGACTAAGCCCAGAGAAGCATGAGGTTGCTGGATTTTCAGGTGTTCTCTGCTTCTGAGGACCAGTCCTCAGCACACAGAAGGATAAATTCTTGCTTTGTCAGTATATTTCGCACTTACCTTTTAGCTTTTTTTGGTTTATCAAATCGAAAATCAGAAGGATAAAGATGAACTTTGACTAAGTGATCTTTTCTGTCTTTGCTGCTCTTGAACTTCTCTGCACAGCCTTCTACCAAACACTGATACTAAAAAGCAAGAAGAGGGAAAGGTAATTCTAAAACTCATGCAGTATAAGCAAGATGGGAGTTACTCTCACAGAATTTCtccaaggcaaggcaaggcaaggcaagatGTTTACCTGGCACTTCCACATTGATACACAATTCTAAAgatgtatcatcatcatcatctactGGATtctctctgaaaagtgacttagTCCAATCACAAACTATTGGGCTCTCCAGCTTTTGTTTATGCATGGAGGAAATGACTTTTCCCTCTACCACAGGAGCCACTGGGTGAAGTatattttatggcctgtgttattatTAAGACCATACGATTGTATGGTTCCTTTTAGCCTTAAAAACCTATGAAAACCAATAAAATTCACACATTACAATCTCCAAGTTACATGGGTGCGCTGAGATTGTTTCACAAAATTTGGAACTAGTTTAACTTGTTGGGAAACTACTTCCATCTCGGATTTTAGGAAAATATTGTTCATTTTCTGCCACCCCTTGCACATGGTTTCTTGATTGCCTGTGTATGAAGCAAAGTCCAAACTCCTAAGGCCCATCAAGCAAAACTCCTGGGAAGTCCAATACTGGAAAGTACCTGCAAATGGTGGCAGCAGGAAACCTCCTTGATAAAAATGTGTAGTTTACAGAGGACAGAAGAGAGAATTATCTGCTGACTGAACTCAGGATGCTTAAATATTAGCAAAGTTTGATTAAACCAGTTAACTATTCCAATTCCACAGATGGGCAAACCGACTACTCCAGCACTGCACAAGCAGCACAGAGCCTGTTTGACAAGAAAACCATTTCCCTTGTTTCTTTCCTGTCTTCACTTTAGGTACTATTGTCCTAGGGAGAAGTTAGCTCAAGTCAGACTTACACACTTGTGTTTATCCACCAATTCTCATTTTTACAATAAGCAAAGGAGAAAGGATGGCTAGTCCTACatgcaggagatctgggttctactcctggcacTGTGTGTGACCATGGGAAAGTCTCTTCCTCGCCGATAGCCAAAGTTTCTCCATCAGAAAAACAAGAATAATACATTCTTAAATCACTGGACATTATGAGGCATTAAGCACATGTAGTGCTTAGAGATCCTTGGACAGAAGGCACTAGAGACTGCAAAGAAtattattgttttccttttgcATGAATCAACTTGTGTCTTGTACTCTGTCTATAACTAGGACCATACCATAtacagtccattttgatcaatttcatggtcataacattttaaaatatagtaaatTTTAGGATTTccgctatttaaatctgaaatttcacagtcttgtaattgtaggggtcctgacccaaaaatgaGTTGGGGAAGAGGGCGTAGCAAGTTTACTGTGCAGGGGGGATTTTTACTAGAAATTTATCACGTGCTGGATACACAATGAAATCTTTGCTTGCAACTCACCATATTTTGCTTCTCTGCCATTATCTGGAAGAGAGAGTCATGCCACTCTAGGATGTGAGTATCCAACAGATGCCCAGAGGGGAAAGAGCGTTTGCAGAAAGAGCACATGTTCCTGTGCAGTGTGTTGTAGTGATGTTCATAACCCTCTAAGGTATCAAAGACCTGGCAGCACCCAACAATATGACAACAGAATTCTGACACCCTAGAAGGAAGCGatgaaaacatttgtatttttaggttAAGTCAAGGCCACCCAGAGCATATGGCTCAGTTCTTCTGCATACATCTAAATAAAATCTCTACATTATGGCAGTTTTCATTAATATCTACTCGACACAGGAGAAGATGAGCGCTATTAAACTGGAGACACAATAGAAGTAGTTTGTGAGGATTTTGTAATTAGGAACTCATATTTGTGGCTCAAACTCCTTTTACCTAAGTCACAGCTAGAATCTGTGGGTCATACATACAGAGCTGAACTTACGATAAATTACGGAATGAATTAATACTGAGCAGCAGTATGAGCTATTATATTACAAAATCCCAGTAGATCTCTATGAAATAGCTACACTCACTTTCAGTTTGTTCTCTAGGTATCTTCTAGTTTCAAAATATTCAGTAATCATCCCAGAAAAAACTGGATGAAGATCTTGGGCAATGTGTTCATTTTGACCAGGTTATTCTCCCTGACCAAACAACTGCATATTTTCCCCTGAACTCCAAATATTTTTTAGTTGACTGCAGTAATGATCTATCATGTAATTTGCTCAGATCTTCTAGGTTAGCTGAGATTTATATTCCCAGGTATCTTCAGGAATGCATTGCCCATTTACACCCATGTTTTCTGAAGGGATGATTTCTCCAGATCTGGCAAAGAGATAACCAACATTTCAGATTTAACATCATTTTAAAGCCAGACACTTCCTCAAAACCTGAATTTCTTTCAATAACTATATGGAAAACTTCAGGTTCAATAACTATCACATCATCCACCTTCAAGGCACTTTGTGatgtcttccttccttcctctccatcTCCATCTTCATGGTTAGTGCAAAAAAATAGAGACTGAAGACAGATAAGACCCAACTCCAATGACTTATGCTGACGTTTTTGGACTGGTGTAAAGAGAAATATTCCTCTTAAGGAAACAGGAGCCAAAGCTTATCTGAAGatgcaataaaacaaacaaaaaaaactgtaCCATCCATCAAGAGACCTCTCTTTGTCAAGAAATAACAAAGGGGAATCAGTTTACTTTGCTCTGGTACTAGGAATGATTGAAAGTACTCCATAATTATTCAACATTTGTTTATTCTTAATGAATCCAGTCTGAGCCAGATATATTCAACACTGACAGACAGCATGGACCACAACCTGGTAGTTAGAGGGAGGGTCAAAAATCAATCAAATGCATTTTTGTTACAGGACCCACAACAGAATTTGTCTGAACGACATCACTTACTTGGATCTTTCGGTCACTTCAGTAACATTTGTTAAGATATCTTGGAGATACAAGTGTCTATGTATGTCTCCATCCTGGAACAGGGAATAGCGATTATAGGTATGTTACAGCAATGTGTGTTCAAAAAGCAAAttggaaattatttttattcccaACAAGTAACTCTGTTAAAACAGAGTTAAGAATGAGAATACATGTTACTGTGAACTCGACTCTGGATCAAGGATAACATATTGACCTAACTTTGCTAAACTCAGCTTATAGACCACAATTAAAAGTGCAACTTGGCATACTCAATAGAGCCCCTGGGTTTACGTACACACAAGTACCAGTGTCCTTTACTGTTACTATGAGCTGCTTTGTTGCTAACAACCGAGGACATAATTCTAGAGACACTCAAGGTCACCGAGACTAACTCATGAGTATAATGTTTGCAAAGGATCACACATCCAAAGGGGATTCTTCTATAGCTCTAGTAGAAATGGGCTGTGCTTCTGGAGCAGGAGTCAAGAGTTTTATCTGTGCCATGGCTGAGAAGTTCCAAGTGGCTAAATCAGGCAGCACAGCAACAAATGTGCTGCTATCATGGACTGGTTtcagtttttttctttataaaaaaataaataaaaaaaagggaCACAGTCCACTGCAGCTTTCAAAGACGACAGTCACTTTGAACTGTGAATCTGTTTCCATACAGCTTCTTTTCTGCCATTACAATCACATTCACACATCTGCACGTATCATGTTGCCTTAGCTGCATACCAGAGCATTCTGGAATAGACTCAGCAGTTCTCCCACAGTGCCTCACCAGGTGATAGAGTGCCCTGACAGGCACCACTAACACAGAGAACATTACCTTCAGACATCATATCACAGAAAGTTGGGAGGACGGAAGACTGACAAAACTGCTGAATTAGTTACAGTGAGACAGCCATGTGCCAGCCTAAGCAACACAGTGAGGTGCCAGTCATGCCATTAACTAGTTACAAACTCAGTTAACAGTGCCAGAGTCTATAACCAAAGGCAGAGGCCTCACTATCCAGGTGAAAGAAGACAAACCCACTCTAGATGCTGGGAAAGGGGAGGGTTGTAACTCCTTCCAGTGTGTTGTCCTTGGCCATGCTAGAGGGCTCTAGCTTTTGTATCTGCTAACAGAAGGCTTATATATTTGAGGCCCACTTGTGTGCTTCTCACCCCAACCTGGCCATTGTTCCACCCTCACAATGGTAGGGCCTTTGAGCTGCTGTGATgaagagtggtggtggtggtggacgACGAGTCTGCACAGTTCTGCTCCTGGTTCTAACTGGTTTCAAACTTGGTCCTCAACCTCTGTGACGAACTCTAGtgctggtctctgctgctgctcggACATTTCCTGAGAGCTGCACAACACAGACAGGATTCCTGACTGTCATTGCTACTTACACAGCTCTGAACAGCAGCAGAGGTACTGCAGCCATCTGTCTGCAGACTTAGGCTCACCTTAGTTTGCTTTGCACTAAAAGACATTTTTTGCAACCAAATGGGCTAGAGACATGAGTATCTGCATAAAACTATGTCATGTAGTCTAGCAGTGCAGACACATACGATCCACGTCCAGGAGCCTGAAGACCCTGGCCATCAGCAGTGCTCAGCACATCAGGGATGAGGGAGATTTAACCCAAAACATTCCCCAGCTAGACCACATGAGGGACTCATCCCTGGAGGTTGCTGGGCTGGACTGACTCCTGCCACCGGTAGGATAGGCTTACAGCAAGTCTCTCAAGTTCGGGCAATTTTCCTGTAACCACAGGTCCTGAGTCACAGGACTACATGAAACGCTCCCGCTGTTCAACAGGAGCATAGTGTTAACACTCCTGATTTGGGGGGAATGGGATTTTGGCTGCGGCTGGGGCCAGTCTGGCAATGACGTGAGAAGCTCCAGCGGTCTAGAAAAGTTGAGCCTCTCTTGGGCGGCCTGCTCTGCTTGCCTGCCTGCGGGGGGCAGAACAGCGTGAAGAGCGAGCAGAGGTGAGGCGCGGGTAGGGGCACAGCGGGGATTCACAGCTCAGTCAGACCGAAACACACAGGACGCCCAAAGAGTCTCGGCTGGATCCAGTTGGTGATTTGTGCTCCGGCGGCACTGGAGCAGGTGTCTCTCGAGGGCAGGGACAGCCCCCGGGCACTGGGTCGGAGGAACTCGGGGGAGCACCGAGAACAGAGCTCGCTGCTGCTCGGCCCAGCTGGTGCCGTCGGGCGCACAGGTACCCTCTCCGCTGGGACTGCATTTCCCAGCCTGCCCCGCGGGTAACAGGCCGGAGGCCACGCGAGGGCTGCCGGGAGCTGTAGTCGCAGCCAAGGCCCTTACCTCAAAGAACTCGTGCTGGCGATGGAAGCGGAGGCGGCTGGGGGAGAAGCAGAAGGGGGCCCGCGGCGGGGTGCGGGGCCGGACGGGCAGCAGCGGCCGCTCCACTCGCAGTGAGACGCTGAGCTCCGGCGGCAGCAGCATCCTGTCGAAGCGGTGTCTCCGCGAACAGGACGCGCTCACCCGACCGCCATCTTTTTGGGGCGAGGGGGGAAAGAGCAGATCACTTCCGGGTCGGCGGGTACTTCCAGGTCACATCGGAGTGGGTCGGGTATCGT
Proteins encoded:
- the ZNF511 gene encoding zinc finger protein 511 isoform X1, encoding MLLPPELSVSLRVERPLLPVRPRTPPRAPFCFSPSRLRFHRQHEFFEDGDIHRHLYLQDILTNVTEVTERSKVSEFCCHIVGCCQVFDTLEGYEHHYNTLHRNMCSFCKRSFPSGHLLDTHILEWHDSLFQIMAEKQNMYQCLVEGCAEKFKSSKDRKDHLVKVHLYPSDFRFDKPKKAKSSTKHSKPPSKLDVSMPMDVNVETYEQLQVDSMEICPSESMENPTQPVSGPISSLQEKKLYKSRIPSTVCFGQGASRGFKSMKKKV
- the ZNF511 gene encoding zinc finger protein 511 isoform X2, producing MLLPPELSVSLRVERPLLPVRPRTPPRAPFCFSPSRLRFHRQHEFFEDGDIHRHLYLQDILTNVTEVTERSKVSEFCCHIVGCCQVFDTLEGYEHHYNTLHRNMCSFCKRSFPSGHLLDTHILEWHDSLFQIMAEKQNMYQCLVEGCAEKFKSSKDRKDHLVKVHLYPSDFRFDKPKKAKSTKHSKPPSKLDVSMPMDVNVETYEQLQVDSMEICPSESMENPTQPVSGPISSLQEKKLYKSRIPSTVCFGQGASRGFKSMKKKV